A window of Pantoea agglomerans contains these coding sequences:
- a CDS encoding divergent polysaccharide deacetylase family protein: MFFQRRHLAAAIGGLLLSCAAHAGKLAIVIDDFGYCPSEENKVLQMPAAISVAVLPNAPAARQMAIKAHQGGHEVLIHLPMAPLSKQPLEKDTLTPEMSSEEIARILRSAVNSVPYAVGLNNHMGSKMTSSLPGMVKVMQTLNQYNFYFLDSMTIGNSQSIPAAQGTHVKVLKRRVFLDDSQDINAIRQQFTRAVKLAQRDGYAIAIGHPHPNTVRVLQQMLPTLPADITLVRPSQLLNEPLRSGTSPAKPPSRPSKPTFQPPGVCKVQPQPVPATKVFEAVLESASQSVVVRELKQLF; this comes from the coding sequence GTGTTTTTTCAACGTCGCCATCTCGCCGCCGCTATCGGCGGACTGCTGTTAAGCTGCGCCGCCCATGCGGGCAAACTCGCCATCGTTATCGACGATTTCGGCTATTGCCCCTCTGAAGAGAACAAAGTGCTGCAGATGCCGGCCGCGATCTCTGTTGCGGTGTTGCCCAATGCGCCCGCGGCACGTCAAATGGCCATCAAAGCGCATCAGGGTGGCCATGAAGTCCTGATCCATCTGCCGATGGCGCCGCTCAGCAAGCAGCCGCTGGAGAAAGATACCCTGACGCCGGAGATGAGCAGCGAAGAGATCGCGCGCATCCTGCGCAGCGCGGTCAACAGCGTGCCCTACGCCGTCGGTCTGAATAACCATATGGGCAGCAAAATGACCTCCAGCCTGCCCGGCATGGTCAAGGTGATGCAGACGCTTAATCAGTACAATTTTTATTTTCTCGACAGCATGACCATCGGCAACAGCCAGTCGATCCCCGCCGCGCAGGGCACGCATGTGAAGGTGCTGAAGCGCCGCGTTTTTCTGGACGATAGTCAGGATATCAACGCGATTCGCCAGCAGTTTACGCGCGCCGTGAAGCTGGCGCAGCGGGACGGCTACGCCATCGCTATTGGTCATCCACATCCCAATACGGTGCGCGTGCTGCAGCAGATGCTGCCGACCCTGCCCGCCGATATTACGCTGGTGCGTCCGAGCCAGCTGCTGAACGAACCGCTGCGCAGCGGGACGTCACCCGCGAAGCCACCTTCACGACCCTCAAAACCGACTTTCCAGCCGCCAGGGGTGTGTAAAGTGCAGCCGCAGCCGGTTCCGGCAACGAAGGTGTTTGAAGCGGTGTTGGAGAGCGCGAGCCAGAGCGTTGTTGTAAGGGAGCTGAAACAGCTTTTTTAA
- a CDS encoding glycosyltransferase — translation MRTAKQKIMLLDNGREWGGGTNSMLELLKRIDRSAFDITCCFYHNYARGNGETIESVLNAIAIPVVFIPQRKQPGWAKIAKEAARALLFFNRRLKKEAVDAIDARWRVWPNARRLRALLQQGRYDTLYMNNQPSTNVEGYLAARDLDIAVVQHCRIEPLMNARLAKMVNDECDAVIAVSHGVNQTLRASGVEASRCFTVSNAIDIHQPLPDRATVRQRLNLPAEAFIFGTIGSLILRKSNHHVLQALSQFNQACPEANWKMIVVGDGPEAAALRQLAAREAILDRVIFTGFQNNALDYLAAFDVFILASRSEGLPRVVLEAMLVNTAVTGSRVVGTEELISHNDTGLLFEYGDVAQLTQHLVTLWQDDALRQRLTHAASARVRSQYAIETYVNGVETILKSVTRKKHA, via the coding sequence ATGAGGACGGCAAAACAAAAAATTATGCTGCTGGATAACGGCAGAGAGTGGGGCGGCGGCACCAACAGCATGCTGGAGCTGCTTAAGCGCATCGACCGCAGCGCTTTCGATATTACCTGCTGCTTTTATCACAACTACGCGCGCGGCAACGGCGAAACCATCGAATCAGTTCTGAACGCCATCGCTATTCCGGTCGTCTTTATTCCGCAGAGAAAGCAGCCCGGCTGGGCGAAGATCGCCAAGGAAGCGGCGCGCGCCCTGCTTTTCTTCAACCGTCGTCTGAAAAAAGAGGCGGTCGACGCTATCGACGCGCGCTGGCGCGTCTGGCCAAATGCCCGCAGGCTGCGCGCGCTGCTGCAGCAAGGCCGCTACGATACGCTCTATATGAATAATCAGCCCAGCACCAATGTCGAGGGCTATCTCGCCGCACGCGATCTTGATATTGCCGTGGTACAGCACTGCCGCATTGAGCCGCTGATGAATGCCCGCCTGGCAAAAATGGTGAACGATGAGTGCGACGCCGTTATTGCCGTTTCGCACGGCGTCAATCAGACCCTGCGCGCCAGCGGCGTTGAGGCGTCGCGCTGCTTTACCGTATCTAACGCCATTGATATCCATCAGCCGTTACCCGACCGGGCGACGGTGCGCCAGCGCCTAAACCTGCCGGCAGAGGCGTTTATTTTCGGCACTATCGGCTCCCTGATCCTGCGAAAGTCAAACCACCATGTTCTGCAGGCGCTGAGCCAGTTTAACCAGGCCTGCCCCGAGGCAAACTGGAAAATGATTGTGGTTGGCGATGGGCCTGAAGCGGCTGCGCTGCGCCAGCTGGCCGCCAGGGAAGCGATTCTCGATCGGGTTATCTTTACCGGTTTTCAGAATAACGCGCTGGATTACCTCGCCGCGTTCGACGTCTTTATCCTGGCTTCCCGCAGCGAAGGTTTGCCGCGCGTCGTGCTGGAAGCGATGCTGGTGAATACCGCCGTGACGGGCTCCCGCGTGGTCGGCACGGAGGAGTTAATCAGCCATAACGACACCGGCCTGCTGTTCGAATATGGCGATGTGGCGCAACTAACTCAGCACCTCGTCACACTCTGGCAGGATGACGCCTTGCGTCAACGATTAACCCATGCCGCGTCGGCGCGCGTTCGATCGCAATACGCCATCGAAACCTACGTGAACGGCGTGGAAACCATCTTAAAAAGCGTCACAAGGAAGAAGCATGCTTAA
- the tdh gene encoding L-threonine 3-dehydrogenase: MKALAKLHAQEGIWMVTDAPIPEPGHNDLLIRIRKTAICGTDIHIYNWDDWSRKTIPVPMIVGHEYVGEVVAIGQEVRGFSIGDRVSGEGHITCGHCRNCRAGRTHLCRNTIGVGVNRQGCFAEYLVIPAFNAFRIPDNISDELAAIFDPFGNAVHTALSFDLVGEDVLISGAGPIGIMAAAVCKHVGARNVVITDINDYRLDLARTMGVTRAVNVAREDLRGVMRELGMTEGFDVGLEMSGAPPAFRTLLEVMNHGGRIALLGIPPGEMAIDWNQVIFKGLFIKGIYGREMFETWYKMAALIQSGLDLTPVITHRYAIDDFQQGFDEMRSGRSGKVVLSWD, translated from the coding sequence ATGAAAGCCTTAGCCAAACTTCACGCGCAGGAAGGCATCTGGATGGTAACCGATGCGCCGATCCCGGAGCCGGGCCATAACGATTTGCTTATCAGGATCCGCAAAACGGCTATCTGCGGCACCGACATCCATATCTACAACTGGGATGACTGGTCGCGCAAAACCATTCCGGTGCCGATGATCGTCGGGCATGAGTATGTTGGCGAAGTGGTGGCGATCGGCCAGGAGGTACGCGGCTTCAGCATTGGCGATCGCGTTTCAGGCGAAGGGCATATTACCTGTGGCCACTGCCGCAACTGTCGCGCCGGGCGCACCCATCTGTGCCGCAATACCATTGGCGTCGGCGTAAACCGGCAGGGCTGCTTTGCCGAATATCTGGTGATCCCCGCCTTTAACGCCTTCCGCATTCCCGACAATATTTCCGACGAGCTGGCCGCGATTTTCGATCCCTTCGGCAATGCGGTGCATACGGCGCTGTCGTTCGATTTGGTGGGAGAAGATGTGCTCATCTCCGGCGCTGGCCCTATCGGCATTATGGCCGCGGCGGTATGTAAACATGTCGGCGCGCGCAACGTGGTGATCACCGATATCAACGACTATCGCCTTGACCTGGCGCGCACCATGGGGGTAACGCGCGCGGTTAACGTGGCGCGGGAAGATCTGCGCGGGGTGATGCGCGAGCTGGGCATGACGGAGGGGTTCGACGTCGGGCTGGAAATGTCCGGCGCGCCCCCGGCGTTTCGCACCCTGCTGGAGGTGATGAACCACGGCGGGCGTATTGCGCTGCTGGGCATCCCGCCGGGCGAGATGGCGATCGACTGGAATCAGGTGATTTTCAAAGGACTGTTTATTAAGGGCATCTATGGCCGCGAGATGTTTGAAACCTGGTACAAGATGGCGGCGCTGATACAGTCAGGGCTCGATCTGACGCCCGTGATCACGCACCGCTACGCGATTGACGACTTCCAGCAAGGCTTCGATGAGATGCGCTCCGGGCGCTCCGGGAAAGTGGTGCTGAGCTGGGATTAA
- a CDS encoding glycine C-acetyltransferase: protein MTAQFYQQIRQQLDTAHREGLFKQERIITSAQQTDIDVGQQQVINFCANNYLGLANHPALIQAAKEGMDTHGFGMASVRFICGTQDTHKQLEKKLAAFLGMDDAILYSSCFDANGGLFETLLDAEDAIISDALNHASIIDGVRLCKAQRYRYANNDMQALRACLVEARQKGARHLLIATDGVFSMDGVIANLRAICDLADEFDALVMVDDSHAVGFVGAAGRGTHEYCDVMGRVDIITGTLGKALGGASGGYTAARAEVVEWLRQRSRPYLFSNSLAPAIVAASIRVLDLLSEGDGLRQRLWDNARFFREKMTAAGFTLAGADHAIIPVMLGEASVAQEFARLLQQEGIYVTGFFYPVVPRGQARIRTQISAAHTQQQLERAVEAFTRIGQQLGVIA, encoded by the coding sequence ATGACAGCGCAATTTTATCAGCAGATCCGCCAGCAGCTCGATACGGCGCACCGGGAGGGGTTGTTCAAGCAGGAGCGCATCATTACGTCCGCGCAGCAGACCGATATCGACGTTGGCCAGCAGCAGGTGATTAACTTTTGCGCCAACAACTACTTAGGCCTGGCAAACCATCCCGCGCTGATTCAGGCGGCAAAAGAGGGCATGGACACGCATGGTTTCGGCATGGCCTCGGTGCGCTTTATCTGTGGCACGCAGGATACGCATAAGCAGCTGGAGAAAAAGCTGGCGGCGTTTCTCGGCATGGACGATGCCATTCTCTATTCATCCTGCTTCGACGCCAACGGCGGGCTGTTTGAAACCCTGCTCGACGCGGAAGACGCGATTATTTCCGACGCGCTAAATCATGCCTCGATTATTGACGGCGTGCGGCTCTGCAAGGCGCAGCGCTATCGCTACGCCAATAACGATATGCAGGCGCTGCGTGCCTGTCTGGTTGAGGCGCGGCAAAAAGGCGCGCGCCATCTTCTTATCGCCACCGACGGCGTCTTCTCTATGGACGGCGTTATCGCCAACCTGCGCGCCATCTGCGATCTCGCCGATGAGTTTGATGCGCTGGTGATGGTGGATGACTCGCATGCGGTGGGCTTTGTCGGCGCGGCCGGTCGCGGCACGCATGAATATTGCGACGTCATGGGGCGCGTCGACATCATTACCGGCACGCTGGGCAAAGCGCTGGGCGGCGCGTCGGGCGGTTATACCGCCGCTCGTGCCGAGGTGGTCGAGTGGCTGCGCCAGCGTTCGCGGCCCTATCTCTTCTCAAATTCGCTGGCGCCGGCGATCGTTGCCGCCTCTATCCGCGTGCTCGACCTGCTGAGCGAAGGCGACGGCCTGCGGCAGCGTCTGTGGGACAACGCCCGCTTTTTCCGCGAAAAGATGACGGCGGCCGGTTTTACCCTGGCGGGGGCCGATCACGCCATTATTCCCGTGATGCTGGGCGAAGCGAGCGTGGCGCAGGAATTTGCCCGTTTGCTGCAGCAAGAGGGCATTTACGTGACCGGCTTTTTCTATCCGGTGGTGCCGCGCGGCCAGGCGCGTATCCGCACGCAGATCTCAGCGGCGCATACCCAGCAGCAGCTGGAGCGCGCGGTTGAGGCCTTTACCCGTATTGGACAACAGCTCGGCGTGATCGCCTGA
- the rfaD gene encoding ADP-glyceromanno-heptose 6-epimerase, whose product MIIVTGGAGMIGSNIVKALNNRGISDILVVDNLKDGTKFVNLADLDISDYMDKEEFLTYIAAGEDFGPIEAVFHEGACSATTEWDGKYMMDNNYQYSKDLLHYCLEREIPFLYASSAATYGGRNDNFIEKREYEQPLNVYGYSKMLFDHYVRQILPEADSPVCGFRYFNVYGPREGHKGSMASVAFHLNTQIANGENPKLFEGSDGFKRDFIHVDDVVAVNLWCWENNISGIYNCGTGRAESFQEVADAVLKFHQKGQIEYIPFPEKLKGRYQAYTQADLTSLRAAGYDKPFKTVAQGVAEYMAWLNRSA is encoded by the coding sequence ATGATTATCGTCACTGGCGGCGCAGGAATGATTGGCAGCAATATCGTCAAGGCGCTCAACAATCGCGGCATCAGCGATATTCTGGTGGTCGACAACCTGAAAGACGGCACCAAGTTCGTCAATCTGGCCGATCTGGATATCAGCGACTACATGGATAAAGAGGAGTTTCTGACCTATATCGCAGCGGGCGAAGATTTCGGCCCGATCGAAGCGGTATTCCATGAGGGTGCCTGTTCTGCCACCACCGAGTGGGATGGCAAGTACATGATGGATAACAACTATCAGTACTCGAAAGACCTGCTGCACTACTGCCTCGAGCGTGAGATCCCCTTTCTCTACGCCTCCTCTGCGGCGACCTACGGCGGCCGCAACGACAACTTTATCGAGAAGCGCGAATATGAGCAGCCGCTGAACGTCTACGGCTACTCGAAAATGCTGTTCGACCACTATGTGCGCCAGATCCTGCCGGAAGCGGATTCGCCGGTGTGCGGCTTCCGCTACTTCAACGTCTACGGCCCGCGCGAAGGTCATAAAGGCAGCATGGCGAGCGTGGCGTTCCATCTCAACACCCAGATCGCCAACGGCGAAAACCCAAAACTGTTTGAAGGCAGCGACGGCTTTAAGCGCGACTTTATCCACGTTGACGACGTGGTAGCGGTAAATCTGTGGTGCTGGGAAAACAACATCTCCGGCATCTATAACTGCGGCACCGGTCGCGCCGAATCCTTCCAGGAAGTGGCGGACGCGGTGCTGAAATTCCATCAGAAAGGGCAAATTGAGTACATTCCCTTCCCGGAAAAACTAAAAGGCCGCTATCAGGCCTATACTCAGGCGGACCTCACCAGCCTGCGCGCGGCCGGCTATGACAAGCCGTTCAAAACCGTTGCGCAGGGCGTGGCCGAGTATATGGCCTGGCTGAACCGCAGCGCATAA
- the rfaF gene encoding ADP-heptose--LPS heptosyltransferase RfaF: MKILVIGPSWVGDMMMSQSLYRTLKAQHPDAVIDVMAPAWCRPLLSRMPEVSQALAMPLGHGALALGERRRIGKSLRASGYDRAYVLPNSFKSALVPFFAGIKRRIGWRGEMRYGLLNDVRVLDKAAFPLMVERYIALACDTPVASAQQLPQPLLWPQLQVEDQEKIETSAQFQLSAQRPLIGFCPGAEFGPAKRWPHYHYAALAQQLIAEGKQVVLFGSAKDRACGEEIIAALPAEARHHCRNLAGETQLEQAVILIARCDAVVSNDSGLMHIAAALNRPLVALYGPSSPDFTPPLAKQVRIIRLITGYHKVRKGDAVQGYHQSLIDIQPQRVYQELSELLAHPQETACTS; the protein is encoded by the coding sequence ATGAAAATTCTGGTTATTGGCCCATCGTGGGTCGGCGATATGATGATGTCGCAAAGCCTCTATCGCACCCTCAAGGCTCAACATCCGGACGCCGTAATTGACGTGATGGCGCCGGCCTGGTGCCGTCCGCTGCTGTCGCGCATGCCGGAAGTCAGTCAGGCGCTGGCGATGCCCCTCGGGCACGGCGCGCTGGCGCTCGGCGAGCGTCGTCGCATTGGCAAATCGCTGCGCGCCAGCGGTTACGATCGTGCCTATGTGCTGCCGAACTCGTTTAAATCGGCGCTGGTGCCTTTTTTCGCCGGGATTAAACGCCGCATCGGCTGGCGCGGTGAAATGCGCTATGGCCTGCTGAACGACGTACGCGTGCTGGATAAGGCGGCGTTTCCGCTCATGGTGGAGCGCTATATCGCGTTAGCCTGCGACACGCCGGTCGCCTCGGCGCAGCAGCTGCCGCAGCCGCTGCTCTGGCCTCAGCTTCAGGTTGAGGACCAGGAAAAAATCGAGACCTCCGCCCAGTTTCAGCTGTCGGCGCAGCGGCCGCTGATCGGCTTTTGCCCCGGCGCGGAGTTTGGCCCGGCGAAGCGCTGGCCGCACTATCACTACGCCGCACTGGCGCAGCAGCTGATCGCCGAAGGCAAGCAGGTGGTGCTGTTCGGCTCGGCAAAAGATCGGGCGTGCGGCGAAGAGATTATCGCGGCGCTGCCCGCCGAGGCGCGGCACCACTGCCGCAACCTGGCTGGCGAGACGCAGCTCGAGCAGGCGGTTATCCTGATCGCACGCTGTGACGCCGTGGTCAGCAACGATTCCGGGCTGATGCATATCGCCGCCGCGCTCAACCGGCCGCTGGTGGCGCTTTACGGGCCAAGCAGCCCCGACTTCACGCCACCGCTGGCAAAGCAGGTGCGTATTATTCGCCTGATTACCGGCTACCATAAGGTGCGCAAAGGCGATGCCGTGCAGGGCTATCATCAGAGCCTGATCGACATCCAGCCGCAGCGCGTTTATCAGGAACTGAGCGAACTGCTGGCTCATCCGCAGGAGACGGCATGCACGTCCTGA
- the rfaC gene encoding lipopolysaccharide heptosyltransferase RfaC, whose translation MHVLIVKTSSMGDVLHTLPALTDAMQAIPGIRFDWVVEENFAQIPSWHPAVDKVLPVAIRRWRKHWFGSQQREERVRFKRELQSRHYDVVIDAQGLIKSAALVTRLARGVKHGQDSRSAREPFASWWYDQRHEIDKKQHAVERTRELFAKSLGYEKPQTQGDYAIAAHFLRDVPQDIPPYLVFLHATTRDNKHWPESHWRELIGMLQPAGLRIKLPWGAEHEHQRAQRLAEGFDYVEVLPKLTLEAIARELAGAKAVVSVDTGLSHLTAALDRPNITLYGPTDPGLIGGYGQNQQALCPPQGNSMSDISAEAVAERLETFLG comes from the coding sequence ATGCACGTCCTGATCGTCAAAACTTCGTCGATGGGCGATGTACTTCATACGCTTCCCGCTCTGACCGACGCCATGCAGGCGATCCCCGGCATTCGCTTCGACTGGGTAGTGGAAGAGAACTTCGCCCAGATCCCCTCCTGGCATCCGGCGGTGGACAAGGTCCTGCCGGTCGCCATTCGTCGCTGGCGTAAACACTGGTTCGGCAGCCAGCAGCGCGAAGAGCGGGTGCGCTTCAAGCGCGAGCTGCAGTCGCGCCACTATGATGTGGTGATCGACGCGCAGGGGCTGATCAAAAGCGCCGCGCTGGTGACCCGCCTCGCCAGAGGCGTCAAGCATGGCCAGGACAGCCGCAGCGCGCGCGAACCTTTCGCCAGCTGGTGGTACGACCAACGTCATGAGATCGACAAAAAGCAGCATGCGGTAGAGCGTACGCGCGAGCTGTTTGCTAAAAGCCTCGGCTATGAAAAGCCGCAGACCCAGGGCGACTACGCTATTGCCGCGCACTTTTTGCGCGACGTGCCGCAGGATATCCCGCCCTATCTGGTGTTTCTCCACGCCACAACGCGCGACAACAAGCACTGGCCTGAAAGCCACTGGCGCGAGCTGATCGGTATGCTGCAGCCCGCAGGATTGCGTATCAAGCTGCCGTGGGGCGCCGAGCACGAGCATCAGCGCGCCCAGCGTCTGGCGGAAGGCTTCGACTATGTCGAGGTGCTGCCGAAGCTGACGCTGGAAGCGATAGCGCGCGAGCTGGCGGGTGCAAAAGCGGTGGTCTCGGTAGATACCGGACTAAGCCATCTGACCGCAGCGCTGGATCGCCCCAATATTACGCTTTACGGGCCGACGGATCCGGGGCTGATTGGGGGCTATGGGCAGAATCAGCAGGCTCTCTGCCCTCCTCAGGGCAACAGCATGTCAGACATTAGCGCGGAAGCGGTCGCCGAAAGGCTGGAGACGTTTTTAGGATGA
- a CDS encoding glycosyltransferase — MKKLHIINLGKMGGVERLFLQYINDFSEGKDEVICISNEIDEDIRRQMPQQKILFASRLFNGFTLKAPQFLRKYLLQKRVEASDAQVIVVWDLVPRLTTKPKRARLVYYDHGCSWRYPENHKTLSFMRMLDGVISASAASSQVMKHRFKLPCPHFVVINRIMTPPGIRPEPRLLTTPIKIGTASRQVSLKGISVTLLTLQELLRRGHNVTLEIAGKGPDRDAFIALAERLGIKDKVTFSGFQQDIAPFFNRIDIYMSTPVTEPFGLSCMESLYFGVPVIYPLVDGQPEVVKNGVCGIGLTPSVSIEEHEKLTGIRVDFPYDVYDPVRHIMTRPLLLSPVACADAVETLSHQQTYQRFSEEAKKWTKEHFDYAVFRTEFNGALSAITGSNNEH; from the coding sequence ATGAAAAAGCTCCACATCATCAATCTCGGCAAAATGGGCGGCGTTGAGCGCCTTTTTCTTCAGTACATCAATGATTTTTCTGAGGGCAAGGATGAGGTTATCTGCATCAGCAATGAGATCGATGAAGATATCCGTCGGCAGATGCCGCAGCAGAAGATCCTCTTCGCCAGCCGCTTATTTAATGGTTTTACGCTAAAGGCGCCTCAGTTTCTCAGAAAGTATCTGCTGCAGAAGCGGGTGGAAGCCAGCGATGCGCAGGTGATCGTGGTCTGGGATCTGGTGCCGCGTCTGACGACGAAGCCGAAACGCGCCAGACTGGTCTACTACGACCATGGCTGCTCCTGGCGCTATCCGGAGAATCATAAAACCCTGAGCTTTATGCGCATGTTAGATGGCGTGATCTCCGCCTCGGCAGCCTCTTCTCAGGTTATGAAGCATCGTTTTAAGCTGCCCTGCCCCCACTTTGTGGTGATTAACCGCATCATGACGCCGCCCGGCATCCGCCCGGAGCCGCGCCTGTTGACGACGCCGATAAAAATCGGCACCGCTTCGCGTCAGGTTAGCCTGAAAGGGATTAGCGTTACGCTGTTAACGCTGCAGGAATTACTGCGCCGCGGCCATAACGTGACGCTGGAGATTGCCGGCAAAGGGCCTGACCGTGACGCCTTTATCGCGCTGGCGGAGAGGCTGGGCATTAAAGATAAGGTCACCTTCAGCGGCTTTCAGCAGGATATTGCGCCCTTTTTTAACCGCATCGATATCTATATGAGCACGCCCGTAACGGAACCTTTCGGTCTCTCCTGCATGGAATCTCTCTATTTCGGCGTCCCGGTTATTTATCCCCTGGTTGACGGGCAGCCTGAGGTGGTAAAAAACGGCGTGTGCGGTATCGGCCTTACCCCCTCCGTCTCCATTGAAGAGCATGAAAAGCTGACGGGCATCCGCGTCGATTTTCCTTACGACGTCTACGATCCCGTGCGGCATATTATGACCAGACCGCTGCTGCTTTCTCCTGTCGCCTGCGCGGATGCTGTAGAAACTTTATCTCATCAGCAGACCTATCAGCGCTTTAGCGAAGAGGCGAAAAAGTGGACAAAAGAGCATTTTGATTACGCCGTATTCAGGACTGAATTTAACGGCGCGTTGAGCGCTATAACGGGTAGTAACAATGAACATTAA
- a CDS encoding O-antigen ligase family protein: MNIKLTLFRQDTPPLFFSLLIFTGSALAFLTAPFGGSFGRNVFYLTSYLSLAGFIIYARYYLQEKKHLVLPAALFLVGLVSIIWTTIYKQPGDYITLYRQYQSTGRLQIAASFLLLVTLNDQRIRQRTALIVAVVTGLAVNAYALYQGIHLNIGRVELNYDRATIAAYILTAVNLVFIKSALLFRTRHKIWLFALLFMVTYTTIILTGTRAAMLAYPILVLIQVLFTKDAIQRKHKIILFSALPLLLVISALVFQSKIQARIQDLKDNIAMMHETQGENSIISRLSMQTVAMKTGASALAGQSAEERGEKAKALIRQNPSLYGAEIYLTVHMHNEVLENFSIKGLFGIVSLIGLYLSLIYSAFRPLRNPALLSVGLSLIIYGLSDVIFFSTEGTLLYCLAIIFSVAIVRQPSLSEARR; the protein is encoded by the coding sequence ATGAACATTAAGCTGACTCTTTTTCGGCAGGATACGCCGCCTCTTTTTTTTAGCCTGCTCATTTTTACCGGCAGCGCGCTCGCCTTTTTAACCGCGCCCTTCGGCGGTTCATTTGGCAGAAATGTCTTTTACCTCACCAGCTATCTGTCGCTGGCGGGTTTTATTATTTACGCCCGGTATTACCTGCAAGAGAAAAAGCATCTGGTATTGCCTGCCGCCCTTTTCCTGGTGGGGCTGGTCAGCATTATCTGGACGACGATTTATAAGCAGCCCGGCGATTACATCACGCTGTACCGTCAGTATCAGTCAACCGGCAGGCTGCAAATCGCCGCGTCATTCCTGCTGCTGGTGACGCTGAACGACCAGCGCATCCGCCAGCGAACCGCGCTGATTGTCGCCGTTGTCACAGGCCTGGCGGTAAACGCCTATGCCCTGTATCAGGGTATCCATCTTAATATCGGTCGGGTAGAGCTGAATTACGATCGCGCCACCATCGCCGCCTATATTCTTACAGCGGTTAACCTGGTTTTTATTAAATCAGCGCTGCTGTTCAGAACGCGGCATAAAATCTGGCTGTTTGCCCTGCTGTTTATGGTGACCTATACCACCATCATTCTGACCGGGACGCGCGCGGCCATGCTGGCTTATCCCATTCTGGTGCTGATCCAGGTGCTGTTTACTAAAGATGCGATCCAGCGTAAGCATAAAATTATTCTTTTTTCCGCCCTGCCTCTACTGCTGGTGATTAGCGCGCTGGTGTTTCAGAGCAAAATTCAGGCGCGCATTCAGGATCTCAAAGATAATATTGCGATGATGCATGAGACGCAGGGAGAGAACTCGATTATCTCCCGTCTCAGTATGCAGACCGTCGCCATGAAAACGGGTGCCAGCGCTCTGGCAGGGCAATCGGCTGAAGAGCGGGGCGAGAAAGCAAAGGCCCTTATCAGGCAGAACCCCAGCCTGTATGGCGCGGAGATTTATCTCACCGTGCACATGCATAATGAAGTGCTGGAGAACTTTTCAATCAAAGGTCTGTTCGGCATTGTTTCTCTTATCGGTCTTTACCTGAGCCTGATTTACAGCGCGTTCAGGCCGCTGCGCAACCCGGCCTTACTCTCTGTGGGGCTCTCGCTCATCATTTATGGCCTGAGCGACGTGATTTTCTTTAGTACCGAAGGAACGCTGCTTTATTGTCTGGCGATTATCTTCAGCGTGGCGATCGTGAGACAACCCTCTCTCTCTGAGGCGCGGCGATAA
- a CDS encoding glycosyltransferase: protein MAEQRFLLSVIIPFHNDEAFITACLTSLLSQADDDMQIVIIDDGSTDGSTQQVTALLAHYAHCHITFIRQENQGIATTRNVGLREARGEFVTFLDGDDLVSSNYYAVIKPVLLAGRDDLIDFNYARFDETPPVAPTSETAQRTAYDFSAQGLACLQPLFQRAMWHLWNRIYRHTLVADERFEDGRRYEDVIFTPFQYFKTQRICHLDNTLYYYRDNRRGITRNVRPSDIHDMLFALEKIRALAEARRDEPDFQKLATGMMLNCFSEVKSMSKALYGYYYYSADTRKALKAAAALCRGYCKPKKYWQMRYPGLDTFFSSLRRIGKKKPAAALYRRE from the coding sequence ATGGCAGAACAGCGCTTCCTGCTAAGCGTCATTATTCCTTTTCACAATGACGAGGCGTTTATTACAGCCTGCCTGACCTCGCTGCTGAGCCAGGCTGATGACGATATGCAGATCGTTATTATCGACGATGGTTCGACCGATGGCTCAACGCAGCAGGTTACGGCGCTGCTGGCGCACTACGCTCATTGCCATATCACTTTTATTCGCCAGGAAAATCAAGGCATTGCGACAACGCGCAATGTCGGGCTGCGGGAGGCTCGCGGCGAGTTTGTGACCTTCCTGGACGGCGACGACCTGGTCAGCAGCAACTACTATGCGGTCATTAAGCCGGTGCTGCTCGCTGGCCGCGACGATCTGATTGATTTCAACTATGCGCGCTTTGACGAAACGCCGCCTGTCGCACCAACGAGCGAAACGGCGCAGCGAACGGCCTATGATTTTTCTGCTCAGGGCCTTGCCTGTTTGCAGCCGCTGTTTCAACGTGCGATGTGGCACTTGTGGAATCGCATCTACCGTCATACCCTGGTGGCAGATGAGCGTTTTGAAGATGGTCGTCGCTATGAGGATGTTATTTTTACCCCCTTCCAGTACTTCAAAACGCAGCGAATTTGCCATCTGGACAACACGCTTTATTACTACCGCGACAACCGTCGCGGTATTACGCGCAATGTTCGCCCGAGCGATATTCACGATATGCTTTTCGCGCTGGAAAAAATACGCGCCCTGGCTGAAGCGAGACGCGATGAGCCCGATTTCCAGAAGCTGGCGACGGGCATGATGCTGAACTGTTTTAGCGAAGTAAAAAGCATGTCAAAGGCGCTCTATGGCTATTACTACTACTCCGCCGATACCAGGAAAGCGCTAAAGGCCGCCGCCGCGCTGTGCCGAGGCTACTGCAAGCCGAAGAAGTACTGGCAGATGCGCTATCCTGGCCTGGATACCTTTTTCTCTTCGCTGCGCCGCATCGGCAAAAAAAAGCCCGCTGCGGCCCTATACCGCCGGGAGTAG